From the Streptomyces sp. Tu 2975 genome, one window contains:
- a CDS encoding YceI family protein — translation MGLFNRKNSDTAVATATVAGAQVDPALAALSGEYTIDPAHTSIGFTVRHAMVTNVRGSFGEYEGTLVLDGTEPARSSATIDVAITSVDTGIADRDGHLRSGDFFDADKFPKMTFRSTGAEQLGGDKYRISGDLTIKDVTRPIAIDLDFQGSATDVYGNERVGFEGGTEILRSDWGLTWNAALEAGGVMVSDKVKLNFDISAIKSAAPAA, via the coding sequence ATGGGCCTCTTCAACCGCAAGAACAGTGACACCGCCGTCGCCACCGCCACCGTCGCCGGCGCGCAGGTGGACCCCGCCCTGGCGGCACTGAGCGGCGAGTACACCATCGACCCCGCGCACACCAGCATCGGCTTCACCGTCCGGCACGCCATGGTCACCAACGTCCGCGGCAGCTTCGGCGAGTACGAGGGCACGCTGGTCCTCGACGGCACCGAGCCCGCCCGCTCGAGCGCCACCATCGACGTGGCCATCACCTCCGTCGACACCGGCATCGCCGACCGCGACGGCCACCTGCGCAGCGGCGACTTCTTCGACGCCGACAAGTTTCCGAAGATGACGTTCCGTTCGACCGGCGCCGAGCAGTTGGGCGGCGACAAGTACCGGATCAGCGGCGACCTCACGATCAAGGACGTGACGCGCCCCATCGCCATCGACCTCGATTTCCAGGGCTCGGCCACCGACGTCTACGGCAACGAGCGGGTCGGTTTCGAGGGCGGCACCGAGATCCTGCGCTCCGACTGGGGCCTGACCTGGAACGCGGCGCTCGAGGCCGGCGGCGTGATGGTCAGCGACAAGGTCAAGCTGAACTTCGACATCTCCGCGATCAAGTCCGCCGCTCCGGCCGCCTGA